The DNA window ATCAAAATTGATTCTGTATGCTGACCTGCTATGcttaaaaaagtgtaaaaaggctttttcatattttaaattttgctTTTGGTACAATAGAAAGACTGAGCAACTTGAAATATGGAAAGGAGACAGGACACTAGCATAGTTCCTGGAagtagtttaatttttttttagctctctTCTCTGTAGAGCTATCACTCCTCTTCTGTCCTCCTTGTAGCTTTTCTGAGAAGTTTATATCCCATTGTATTTCTCCCAGTCCCTTATAGAGAGCCAAGTCACGGCAACTATCCAAGCCTTAATTTATTACACAAGAacattaaacttttattttagcGTTCAAAGGCGCAAACGCTATTCAGCACTGCATTCTCCTGGGAGCCTCAACGGCTGCCACAGGGGAAAATTCCTCAAAGTAGTCCCCCATGCAGAGGAGGGCCAGGACTACCTGAACAGGAAGCTCCCTGAACATGCTGGCCTTCTGCGACCATGGGGAAATTCCTCAATGTGGACACGGGCTACCCAAGATTAATCCACGATGCGTGGGCCCTGAGGCTGTCGGATATCTGTGTCCACTGGAAGTATTCACCACAGGGCTGGTTCCTGATCAGTCATGATGGATATTCCTGCACCCAGGACCCCATCACCCTCATCATCCCCTACCGGGTGCCAGTCCGAGGCTACATCGCCCGGCTGTCGAGGGCCTGGGGTCTAGTGGAGCGGGCCTTCGTGGTCATGATGACGAGGTGGCATTCGATCTTCTTGAAATCCCTGGAGGTCCAGATTCTCTTCACCGTCGAGCTCACTGCTGTGCTgttctggtaaatggactgcatttatatagcgcttttatccaaagcgctttacaattgatgcctctcattcgccagagcagttgggggttaggggttaggtgtcttgctcaaggacacttcgacatgcccagggcggggtttgaaccggcaaccctccgactgccagacaatcggtcttacctcctgagctatgtcgcccccataaCCTGCACAACCTGTGCATCAGCAACAATGACCTGGTGGACGCTGATGACTCTGACGACGATGATAATAATGAGGATGATGATTCTAATTCTTATGGGGATCCTGGCCAGCTCTTGTGCTCTTGACAATAATAAATTCATCATAGATAATATGCATCTCCAGTTATTTGAGAAACTACTTCGTACTGTTGTACTATTTTTGTAAGCAAGTTTATGAAGAACATTAGAAAAACACCCAATaccaattgaaaaataaatatattgcatatatCACAAATATAACACATCGTTGAAAAgtgatttattaaaataaacggTAATGTCAACAGAATATAGCCCAAATACAAAAGGTGAAATTATGTATGTAGAACTAAATGGACTGAACAAAGGAAAGCTCACTTCTTAACTAAAAAGTCCATCAAAGCCAAAAAGCGCTCCTCTCTAGCAGCCGCCTCCTTAGCCTGCCTGTCTTCACGCTCCCTATTTTCTGCAATAAggcgctcctctctctccctcaactCTCgatccctcctctcctctctctccttcatctcTTGGTctcgcctctcctctctctccatcatctCTCGgtcccttctcttctctctttccatcaTCGCCCTCTCCCACTCAGCCTGCCGGGCATCCCTggcctcctccctcctctccagctccttgATGGCCAGGAGCCATTCGGGCTCCTTCTTGGCCCtcttgggggcggggctggtggTTGGGGGCTCAGGAGCGGTGGAGCTAAAAGAGGGACTGGAGATGGCGGTGGAGGTAAAGCAGGAGACTGAGGTCGCGGTGGACCTAGTGCAAGAGCTGGAAGCAGTCGTAGAGCTAAAACAGGAGCTGGAGGCAGCGGTGGAGCTCAAGCTGGAGTTGGAGGCAGCGGTGGAGTtcaagcaggagctggaggcagCAGCTTTCCCCTCAGAGGGAACGGAGAAGACTGTGCCATCTGCGGCGGATGAGGAGCCAACAGTCAGACAGGTGATGCTGTGGCTGAACTCCAGTGCCTCGTCCATGGCCCTATACCACTTCCAAGTGTCAGCGGTCACTCCTCCCTGTGTGATCCCCCCATTGGATGGGTTTTTTAATTCCTGAAAACGAAAGAAAGGCTACCATTAGTGTGCTGTACATAACAGTATTAGATATTTTGTCCCCGAGGGGCAATTTAATGGAAGACCATGGTGAGTGGAGATCTGTGCAAACTGAAGTCTTTTGGGGCAATATGTAAGGTTCAGTCGTCTGAAGAAGTCCCTTTTTCTGGTCGAAAAAGTTTACTGCGGTTTCTTGCGGGTTCCACGCTAGGTTCCACGTTGGTTGAAGTACTTGGTGTAAGCAAGCGAAATCGGCAGCACCCTTTCGCTGGAGCAAACTCCTAAAACTCTTTCTATGAAGATAAGCTGTTCTGTGAGCCCTGGAATTGAGTAGCTCTAAAGGGTTGTGAGAACTCTTTAACTACGCCTAAGAAAGCTCCACAGTATGTGGGCGCTCCGAAGGACAATGTCCGCGCCTGACCTAAGAGGTCAGAAAAAGAGGTCAAAAGAGAGAAAggccaagagagagagagcagacgaTAGACACTCCATTTTATTACTTCGGTTTTAATTTTTATGGCCCGTTACATGTTTCTGAGTTACAGGACTGAAGGACTGTTATGATATTTCATCACAGACCACTGTGATAACGGCCTTGACTGATACCTATATGGCAACCCAGACTAACAGATGGATACAGGTACAGACAAAATGGATGCATACCTTGTATTTCTGTTTAAGGTTTTCCCACTTTTTCTTCACTGATGCTACCGTCACCTTCCCCTCCAACTCCATCTCTTTGATAAACACCCTGTGAAGACATTCACAAATTGGTAAGAATTCCAGGAAAAATTAAGTGAACCAGTGAAAATGCTGTGAACTAGCTGCATTGTAGACATGGATGTACTTTAAATTTAGTGTGTAGACTAGCTTATCACTTTCAAAAGTACAGATGGTGGTTGACGAAGTATTGACTTACTGAAACCCCTTCCGTGCAGCGTTTCGCTTTCCAGTGAAGAGGTTCTTGTTAGCGACTCTCCATAAGATAAGCTGCTCTATTAATTCGTCTGTCCCTGCATtgccaataaaaacagcaacatgTTACAAAGCTATCAAGAGGCTTCTATAAAGTTACATCAAATCAAATCCTTCTGAAACCTGTAACTAGACTAGCTGGTGTCAGCAGCAGATTGTGCTACTAATGTTGGGCTACTATTAAGTTAGCCAGAACATAATGTTACATGCAAGTGGAGCTACCCAATAAACTATTGAATGCATTAGCACTGACACTAAACAAGGCTATGCTGTAaacaatgtgaaataatttttaagaaTGGAACATAAAAAGTAAACCACATACATTTAAGCACATATCCGGTTGCGATGGGTTGTAAGTCTTGCACAGCTATGGGTGCGTTTACTTGTTCATACTGTTGAAGGAAAACAAGATCGGAGGAGCCGGAAGCGGTGGTGGGGCTAAAGCAGGAGTTGGAGGTGGCGGTGGAGTTCAAGCAGGATTTGGAGGCGGCGGTGGAGTTCAAGCAGGATTTGGAGGCGGCGGTGGAGTTCAAGCAGGAGTTGGAGGTGGCGGTGGAGTtcaagcaggagctggaggcagCAGCTTTTCCCTCAGAGGGAACGGAGAAGACTGTGTCATCTGCAGCAGATGAGGAGCCAACGGTCACACAGGTGATGCTGTGGCTGAACTCCAATGCCTCGTCCATGGCCCTATACCACGTCCACGTGTCAGCGGTCACCCCACCGTGTGTGCTCCCCCCATTGGGTTGGTTTTTTAActcctgaaaatgaaagaaaggctACCGTAAGTGTACTGTACATAGTAATAAATATTTGATATCCCCGAGGGGCAATTTAATTGAAGAGCACAGTGAGCgtcaaatccctgcagcagaaAGAATACCGCAGTCACCAGAGTATTTTCTGGTGCTCCTGTTTGGTCACTAAATCCTACAGCTGTATGTGTACAGGATGTAGAGCAGTGGGAAGAGGATGCAGCTCTGAAGTGGACCCAGTAGTAGAGAGCTGCTTATCGCAGTACACCAGTGTCTAAACGTCTGAGACCAGTTGGTAAGGAAGTCCAAGAGCCACCATTCAGACCCAAGGTCCAGCTCTAAATAAGAGACCAGTCACTCTGCAATACAAATGTGAAGGAAAAgtccacaaaaaataaaacaggcttgGGTTCCCTCTAGATGTTTAGAGATGAGGTTCAGAAGAGTAGCATCCTCTACAATGCTAGCTGTTTTCTTGTATGCAAATTACTTGAAATCTAACAGCTGTGtagatttaataattttttcataATGTTCTAATACACTATTTGACATTACTTGTTAATTACACATTATACGGCAATACATTCAAATGTAATGCTTGCCAACACATCCTCTAATCTTTACACAGTTTTTAGGGGCCTCTATGTACAAAGTGAGTTTGGAATGCTGTTGCAGTGTTCAACGTTGTAATATGTTACATCCAAACACGAGAAAGAttgttgtgctgtgtgctctgtggaaCATTTCTACAGCAGTTTTATCACAAGGCATCGGGATAACAACCTTGACTGATACCTATATGGCAACCCAGACAAAAAgatagatacatacatatacgTACCTTATATTTCTGTTTAAGGTTCTCccactttttcttcacagacGCCACCGACACCTTCCCCTCCAACCCCATCTGTTTAATAAACACCCTGTGAAGACACAAAAATTGGCAACAATCTGAGACAGCATCAAGTTAGCCAGTGAAGATTCTGTGAACTACTAgagcaaacaaaatacattttagttgaTGTACAGTAAATAGTGTGTAGACTCGCTTATCACTTTAAATGGTACGGACAGTGATTGCACTGGACAAACTATTAACTTACTCAAACCCTTTCCGTGCAGCGTTTCGCTTTCCAGTGAAGAGGTTCTTGTTAGCGACTCTCCACAAGATAAGCTGCTGTGTTAATTCCCTTGTCCCTGCAGCAGCcgcagcaacaacaaaaacaacagtaacaTGTTACACAGCTAGATATCTAGTAACCTAGCATGTTAAGTCAAAGCAACACAACATTCTGGTTTTACTGTACTGCACCACTGACACTGTCCTGTCAATGCAAGCTGATGTAGCTAAGATAAAGTTACATATTTGTTGTATTGTAGCTAGTGCCACTGACCTATATAACCACCACACATTATAAGAACATGCATGTGTGCCACGAGAGGCTTCTGTAAAGTAGCATCAAATCAAATCCTTCTGAAACCTATAACTAGACTTCGCTGGTGTTAGCAGATTGTGCTAGTAACGTTGGGCAACTGTCAAGTTAACCAGAACTTCAGCCTACATTCATTTTGAGCTACCCAATAAACTATTGAATACATTAGCATCGGTATTAAACACGGGTATTCTGTATATAGTGTGagagtattttaaataatggaaCATAAAACGTAAACAAACCGCATACATATGAACGCATATCCGGCTGCAATGGCTTTGAAATCCTGTGCGGCCATGTGCACATGTCGTTGTTTATTGTTGAGGGAAAACGTCGGCGAATCCAAGTCTGAATCAGCGCATTTGCCTACTACTGGGTGCTTTTAGTTAATTATACTTTTTAAACGGATACATTCGCGAAATATCGGGAAATTGGCTTTCAAACTGTATACTTGTGTTCTCATGTTCTTGTACGAACACACTTCCACAGGTACACTTAAGAGAATACACTGTTGACTGTAAGAACGCTTAAAATCCGTTcgatttgaaatgtaattgtaCTTAACGTCGCCACTACTGACCTCTAAGCAACGAATACATCGACACTACAAAcatccataaataaaatatacttacATCTGTACACGAAATCCCCCTGCAGTCTGTCGTCCATTTTCTTGGCTGGGAAAATCCTCCCTcatttacagaacagaaaacgTAGTGGTTACTGGAAAGGGGAAAGTGTGCTTCGAAGCGTACTTTATTTTTTAGTCCTCCCAAGATCACGACGAGAACTTCCGGTAAAATCTCGTGTCTTTGCCTTGCTGCGTTCTTGAGTATGGGACGCACTTGATCACATGACCGTTTTACTTCCGTACCCGATATACGCTCTACATAGCATACAGTTAACAACACGGCCACTATCTCCGTCCTACAGTTTTTATACTAACATACAGAATGCATACCATAGTATTCTACTGTATGGGCAGATGTATGCTATTCAAAATCTGTAGTTCATTAATTATTAGCAATTGAAGATGCAAAAATTGCCTGTGTAAATGAATTGAGcccattcatttcctatggAAACATTCCTTCCCAATCAGGATGGATATGATACAAACAGTGCAAATGACAGACTGGACTGAATAGAAAATTCAGATGAGCTGATAAAATTGCACTGCATCATGCTAtattgactgacacaccccTGGCAGTGGCTCCCCTTCCACTTTGGCATACGGCAAGTCAAGAAATGATCAAACTGCTCAGGCGCATCGAAATATATTGCGAAAATGCCATTTCGCCAGTACAATGGCTCGCAATATTCCTTGTGCCggccagaaaatagagccctcaGTATAAAATGAATAGCACCTTCTGGCCAACATATTAAACATGGGGAAATCTAATTTTcgaaaaggaaaacattttgacaGCTGTGAACAGAAT is part of the Anguilla anguilla isolate fAngAng1 chromosome 10, fAngAng1.pri, whole genome shotgun sequence genome and encodes:
- the LOC118206276 gene encoding cell wall protein AWA1-like isoform X1 produces the protein MAAQDFKAIAAGYAFIWTRELTQQLILWRVANKNLFTGKRNAARKGFEVFIKQMGLEGKVSVASVKKKWENLKQKYKELKNQPNGGSTHGGVTADTWTWYRAMDEALEFSHSITCVTVGSSSAADDTVFSVPSEGKAAASSSCLNSTATSNSCLNSTAASKSCLNSTAASKSCLNSTATSNSCFSPTTASGSSDLVFLQQYEQVNAPIAVQDLQPIATGYVLKWTDELIEQLILWRVANKNLFTGKRNAARKGFQVFIKEMELEGKVTVASVKKKWENLKQKYKELKNPSNGGITQGGVTADTWKWYRAMDEALEFSHSITCLTVGSSSAADGTVFSVPSEGKAAASSSCLNSTAASNSSLSSTAASSSCFSSTTASSSCTRSTATSVSCFTSTAISSPSFSSTAPEPPTTSPAPKRAKKEPEWLLAIKELERREEARDARQAEWERAMMEREKRRDREMMEREERRDQEMKEREERRDRELREREERLIAENREREDRQAKEAAAREERFLALMDFLVKK
- the LOC118206276 gene encoding cell wall protein AWA1-like isoform X2, which gives rise to MDDRLQGDFVYRWTRELTQQLILWRVANKNLFTGKRNAARKGFEVFIKQMGLEGKVSVASVKKKWENLKQKYKELKNQPNGGSTHGGVTADTWTWYRAMDEALEFSHSITCVTVGSSSAADDTVFSVPSEGKAAASSSCLNSTATSNSCLNSTAASKSCLNSTAASKSCLNSTATSNSCFSPTTASGSSDLVFLQQYEQVNAPIAVQDLQPIATGYVLKWTDELIEQLILWRVANKNLFTGKRNAARKGFQVFIKEMELEGKVTVASVKKKWENLKQKYKELKNPSNGGITQGGVTADTWKWYRAMDEALEFSHSITCLTVGSSSAADGTVFSVPSEGKAAASSSCLNSTAASNSSLSSTAASSSCFSSTTASSSCTRSTATSVSCFTSTAISSPSFSSTAPEPPTTSPAPKRAKKEPEWLLAIKELERREEARDARQAEWERAMMEREKRRDREMMEREERRDQEMKEREERRDRELREREERLIAENREREDRQAKEAAAREERFLALMDFLVKK
- the LOC118206276 gene encoding uncharacterized protein LOC118206276 isoform X3 gives rise to the protein MAAQDFKAIAAGYAFIWTRELTQQLILWRVANKNLFTGKRNAARKGFEVFIKQMGLEGKVSVASVKKKWENLKQKYKELKNQPNGGSTHGGVTADTWTWYRAMDEALEFSHSITCVTVGSSSAADDTVFSVPSEGKAAASSSCLNSTATSNSCLNSTAASKSCLNSTAASKSCLNSTATSNSCFSPTTASGSSDLVFLQQYEQVNAPIAVQDLQPIATGYVLKWTDELIEQLILWRVANKNLFTGKRNAARKGFQVFIKEMELEGKVTVASVKKKWENLKQKYKELKNPSNGGITQGGVTADTWKWYRAMDEALEFSHSITCLTVGSSSAADGTVFSVPSEGKAAASSSCLNSTAASSSCFSSTTASSSCTRSTATSVSCFTSTAISSPSFSSTAPEPPTTSPAPKRAKKEPEWLLAIKELERREEARDARQAEWERAMMEREKRRDREMMEREERRDQEMKEREERRDRELREREERLIAENREREDRQAKEAAAREERFLALMDFLVKK